The Methanobrevibacter wolinii SH genome includes a window with the following:
- a CDS encoding LytTR family DNA-binding domain-containing protein, with the protein MKVDLFISRDIKEPYTEIHSDSLTPKIQKAMYILENEGICEDDENNSILAVKKGKDIVLLDFEDIFMIKVENKQTKVYSDTEEYFIKKPLYQIEEVLNSDFIRISKSTIVNLRKVKRVAPSLRGMMFIELKNDLKDNISRKYLADFKRALDL; encoded by the coding sequence ATGAAAGTTGATTTATTTATTTCAAGAGATATCAAAGAGCCTTATACTGAAATCCATTCAGATTCTTTAACTCCTAAGATTCAAAAGGCTATGTATATTTTGGAAAATGAAGGTATATGTGAAGATGATGAAAATAATTCAATTTTAGCAGTTAAAAAAGGGAAAGATATTGTTCTCTTGGATTTTGAAGATATTTTCATGATTAAAGTTGAAAATAAACAAACAAAGGTTTATTCAGATACTGAAGAATACTTTATTAAGAAACCTTTATATCAGATTGAAGAAGTTTTAAACTCTGATTTTATTCGTATATCAAAATCTACAATTGTTAATTTAAGAAAAGTTAAAAGAGTAGCTCCATCATTAAGAGGAATGATGTTTATTGAATTAAAAAATGATTTAAAAGATAATATTTCAAGGAAATATTTAGCAGATTTTAAAAGAGCTTTAGATTTATAA
- a CDS encoding DUF2115 family protein, with translation MKASSLLNEIRENLANYPIDYLKNKAKDDRYPDSITKRLAIYNSKIYDEIFNLELETDFNIKDSIVSNLKNDIDYYFSVYDPYNEDIEFTKNLCLYLVFIGKKPLHPYSDDSKNYDVFIKNNKFYCKNRIKYIKDKNSLCRYCVCRNLSFLSFM, from the coding sequence ATGAAAGCTTCTTCTTTATTAAATGAAATAAGAGAAAATTTAGCTAATTATCCAATTGATTATCTTAAAAATAAGGCAAAAGATGATCGATATCCGGATAGTATTACTAAAAGATTGGCTATTTATAATTCAAAAATATATGATGAAATATTTAATTTAGAATTAGAAACTGATTTTAATATTAAAGATAGTATTGTATCTAATTTAAAAAATGATATTGATTATTATTTTAGTGTTTATGATCCTTATAATGAGGATATTGAATTTACAAAAAATTTATGTTTATATCTTGTATTTATTGGTAAAAAACCACTTCATCCATATAGTGATGATTCTAAAAATTATGATGTATTTATAAAGAATAATAAGTTTTATTGTAAAAATAGAATAAAATATATTAAAGATAAAAATTCTTTATGTAGGTACTGTGTTTGTAGAAATTTAAGCTTTTTATCTTTTATGTAG
- a CDS encoding CatA-like O-acetyltransferase, with translation MEYNKKKLDINIDDLPYKDVLTSRYSMTVRVGVEKTYDYSKKNNLSFFNLSLACILEGLNDIPEFKRRIIDNEIYEFEKINGITPILQKDNSIKELEIEPLSNYDSIKSWNDNIQKKKVNIDKYQYDLDFLLRDEEPIANLSCIPWIDFDSMTNMIVSPNQIMPIISWGKLVNGKIPVSLTASHIFIFGYHFKLFYENIEKYFQDPELILNK, from the coding sequence ATGGAATACAATAAGAAAAAATTAGATATTAACATTGATGACTTGCCTTATAAAGATGTTTTAACTTCAAGATATTCAATGACAGTAAGAGTAGGTGTAGAAAAAACATATGATTATTCTAAGAAAAACAATTTATCTTTTTTTAATTTAAGTTTAGCATGTATTTTAGAAGGATTAAATGATATACCTGAATTTAAAAGAAGAATAATTGATAATGAGATTTATGAGTTTGAAAAAATTAATGGAATAACTCCTATTTTACAGAAGGATAATTCAATAAAAGAGCTAGAAATTGAACCTTTATCTAATTACGATTCAATTAAATCTTGGAATGATAATATTCAAAAGAAAAAAGTTAATATTGATAAATATCAATATGATTTAGATTTTTTATTAAGGGATGAAGAACCTATTGCTAATTTATCATGTATTCCATGGATTGATTTTGATTCTATGACTAATATGATTGTTTCTCCTAATCAAATAATGCCTATTATATCTTGGGGAAAATTAGTAAATGGTAAAATTCCTGTTTCATTAACAGCAAGTCATATATTTATATTTGGATATCATTTTAAATTATTCTATGAGAATATTGAAAAATATTTCCAAGATCCTGAATTAATTTTAAATAAATAA
- a CDS encoding ATP-binding protein, whose product MKILFIGSRLFDDVAPYIKDKDIFSIVTESNKNADNLDLADEMFIGPRGMVFPYNVAIEQNVNGIVPLIGIDPPLVDVASMKEKIEKEYDIPVASSCVKPVRIAANKSETKKLFNSIDLNTPESIYIKKDELNKFEGMMHNKGFDYPVVLKQNAGQGGKDISIVENFEGVKKYFEEFDEALCENFIEGAEISIETVGWKGKYYTFVPVYKGDTSINGSHPITRVRYGPANIDGLNNEEVRQTALKIAKTLKIEGNMDLDFIFDRKSKKLYSIEANTRPSGTRYLTFAITGVNPLHKLVDMVTGDFDVNKIADEVENHYCAEVPVGTFKGKIPEKTYKEEDYIVHGPVGYQRVTVRADSVDELVKKVKNITGRDIEIHN is encoded by the coding sequence ATGAAAATTTTATTTATAGGATCAAGACTCTTTGATGATGTAGCACCTTATATTAAAGATAAAGATATATTTTCAATTGTTACCGAATCAAATAAAAATGCAGATAACTTAGACCTTGCAGATGAAATGTTTATAGGGCCAAGAGGAATGGTTTTCCCATATAATGTTGCAATTGAACAGAATGTTAATGGAATTGTACCTTTAATTGGTATTGATCCACCTTTAGTTGATGTTGCATCTATGAAAGAAAAAATAGAGAAAGAATATGATATTCCTGTTGCATCATCATGTGTAAAACCTGTAAGAATAGCAGCAAATAAATCAGAAACTAAAAAACTTTTTAATTCAATTGATTTAAACACTCCTGAATCAATATATATTAAAAAAGATGAATTAAATAAATTTGAGGGTATGATGCATAATAAAGGATTTGATTATCCTGTTGTTTTAAAACAAAATGCAGGTCAAGGTGGAAAAGATATTTCAATTGTTGAAAACTTTGAAGGTGTTAAAAAATACTTTGAAGAGTTTGATGAAGCTTTATGTGAAAACTTTATTGAAGGTGCTGAAATATCTATTGAAACTGTAGGATGGAAGGGAAAATATTATACATTTGTACCAGTATATAAAGGAGATACTTCTATAAATGGTAGTCATCCTATTACTCGTGTAAGATATGGTCCTGCTAATATTGATGGATTAAATAATGAAGAAGTCCGTCAAACAGCATTAAAAATAGCTAAAACTCTTAAAATTGAAGGAAATATGGATTTAGATTTTATATTTGATAGAAAGTCTAAAAAGTTATATTCTATTGAAGCAAATACTCGCCCAAGTGGTACTAGATATTTAACATTTGCAATTACTGGTGTAAATCCATTACATAAATTAGTTGATATGGTTACTGGAGATTTTGATGTAAATAAAATAGCAGATGAAGTTGAAAATCATTACTGTGCAGAAGTACCTGTTGGTACATTTAAAGGTAAAATTCCTGAAAAAACATATAAAGAAGAAGATTATATTGTTCATGGACCAGTTGGTTATCAAAGAGTTACTGTTAGAGCAGACTCTGTAGATGAATTAGTTAAAAAAGTTAAAAATATTACTGGAAGAGATATTGAAATTCATAATTAA
- a CDS encoding 2TM domain-containing protein has translation MFDENLYSRAEKRVDEKIGFYNHLYSFIVVNAILFVINILFSKSEWWFYWITLFWGVGLVSHFIKTFIFTDGKYRENMIKKEIENLKK, from the coding sequence ATGTTTGATGAGAATTTATATAGTAGGGCAGAAAAAAGAGTAGATGAAAAAATAGGATTTTATAATCACCTATACAGTTTTATTGTAGTAAATGCAATTCTTTTTGTTATTAATATTCTTTTTTCAAAAAGTGAATGGTGGTTTTACTGGATAACTTTATTCTGGGGAGTTGGATTAGTATCTCATTTCATTAAAACATTCATTTTTACTGATGGAAAATACAGAGAAAATATGATAAAAAAGGAAATAGAAAATTTAAAAAAATAA
- a CDS encoding DUF3021 domain-containing protein, protein MKSDLIKRLGIGAFIGCFMVMFVMVLISFSVGPEKIMFTGSEIINAFFGSIVVGWAFSLTGLIYEKDEIAFPFQIIFQMVIGMGVLFVIAIYLKWMPINLGIGPIITWVLIASMFAALFWFGFYFYYSLQARDINKKLELSKD, encoded by the coding sequence ATGAAAAGTGATTTAATTAAAAGATTAGGAATTGGGGCATTTATAGGTTGTTTTATGGTAATGTTTGTTATGGTTTTAATATCATTTTCTGTAGGTCCTGAAAAGATAATGTTTACTGGTTCAGAAATAATAAATGCTTTCTTTGGATCTATTGTTGTTGGATGGGCATTTTCTTTAACTGGATTAATCTATGAAAAAGATGAAATTGCATTTCCATTTCAAATTATCTTTCAAATGGTAATTGGTATGGGGGTATTATTTGTAATTGCAATTTATTTAAAATGGATGCCAATTAACTTAGGAATTGGTCCAATAATTACTTGGGTTTTAATAGCTAGTATGTTTGCTGCACTATTCTGGTTTGGTTTTTACTTTTATTATTCTCTTCAAGCAAGAGATATAAATAAAAAATTAGAATTATCTAAGGATTAA
- the cas2 gene encoding CRISPR-associated endonuclease Cas2, giving the protein MKYCVSFDIRFKTNKINLLKIIKHYGFKKIHSSLYFGDLNKDDLFEMKTKIMEYIKLEDCILVFPICMNCYSKLDSFGRFINFEEELYKIY; this is encoded by the coding sequence ATGAAATATTGTGTTTCTTTTGATATTAGATTTAAAACTAATAAAATAAATTTATTGAAAATAATTAAACATTATGGTTTTAAGAAGATTCATAGTTCATTATATTTTGGGGATTTAAATAAAGATGATCTTTTTGAGATGAAAACAAAAATTATGGAATATATAAAATTAGAAGATTGTATACTTGTTTTTCCTATATGTATGAATTGTTATAGTAAATTAGATTCATTTGGTAGGTTTATAAATTTTGAAGAAGAATTATATAAAATATATTAA
- a CDS encoding sulfite exporter TauE/SafE family protein: MFKIIFSIFYYIFLGILGIIVGLASGLLGIGGGFLMVPLQYFALSYAGVNPDIGFKVALGTSLACIIPTALSGAYIHNKKSNINILKPGIVFGIFGAIGGFIGGKVAVLLPSRVLELAIGIILILIAINVFIERDNSKKEPKLKLNFTYGAIFGIFIGFCAGLFGIGGGVILMPILMSLFGFSLIEAIATSTIFIPFTSIGGTISYIISGLNMKVLPYSIGYVNLINFFIIILFSIPMARFGAKIAYKIDEKKLKIIYAAVLIIISFKLLGIIPI, from the coding sequence GTGTTTAAAATTATCTTCTCAATTTTTTATTATATTTTCCTAGGAATACTTGGAATAATAGTTGGATTAGCATCAGGACTACTTGGAATTGGTGGAGGATTTTTAATGGTTCCTCTACAATACTTTGCATTAAGTTATGCTGGAGTAAATCCAGACATAGGATTTAAAGTAGCACTTGGAACAAGTCTTGCATGTATTATACCAACTGCATTATCTGGAGCATATATTCATAATAAGAAATCAAATATTAATATTCTTAAACCAGGAATAGTATTTGGTATATTTGGAGCAATAGGTGGATTTATTGGTGGAAAAGTAGCAGTACTTTTACCTTCAAGAGTACTTGAATTAGCAATTGGTATTATACTTATTTTAATTGCAATAAATGTATTTATTGAAAGAGATAATAGTAAAAAAGAACCTAAACTAAAACTAAATTTTACATATGGTGCAATATTCGGAATATTTATTGGTTTCTGTGCAGGATTGTTTGGTATTGGAGGAGGAGTTATTTTAATGCCAATACTTATGAGTTTATTTGGATTCTCATTAATTGAAGCAATTGCAACTTCTACAATATTTATACCATTTACATCAATTGGTGGAACAATATCATATATAATTAGTGGATTAAATATGAAAGTTTTACCATACTCTATTGGTTATGTAAATTTAATAAACTTCTTTATTATAATATTGTTTTCAATCCCAATGGCAAGGTTTGGAGCAAAAATTGCATATAAAATTGATGAAAAAAAATTAAAAATTATATATGCTGCTGTTCTAATAATAATTAGTTTTAAATTACTTGGAATAATTCCAATTTAA
- the cas1 gene encoding CRISPR-associated endonuclease Cas1, whose product MKIIIEGYNKSIHKRDNQLLIMEKEIEIDKVNINKIDDITIVGKGLITFDALRLISKNNIPVISIDYFGNIDYLLEYPNETNIFIKKRQYKLSDDYNGLYLAREIISAKLLNQKACIRTLNKNKNLDHVKDSIIKIDEYLNQLKNMRFGPNINVENSKLKIMGIEGKASTEYWSSISKLLPSNLGFKKRINRHPTDITNAMLNYAYAILASEVAKILVLNGLDSFCGFLHFDRDKRNSLIFDVIEEFRQQIVDKVVFSLLNTKQIGSSDLDNRNNTIKLDKRKLIVSKILDKLNSRIKYMDKNLTYLEIIDLQVKQIIEYILNGTKYNGFYLRW is encoded by the coding sequence ATGAAAATAATAATTGAAGGATATAATAAATCAATACATAAAAGAGATAATCAATTGTTGATTATGGAGAAAGAAATAGAAATTGATAAAGTTAATATTAATAAGATTGATGATATTACTATTGTAGGTAAAGGTTTAATTACATTTGATGCATTAAGATTAATTTCAAAAAATAATATTCCAGTAATTTCTATTGATTATTTTGGCAATATTGATTATTTGTTAGAATATCCTAATGAAACTAATATTTTTATTAAGAAAAGACAATATAAATTAAGTGATGATTATAATGGTTTGTATTTAGCACGTGAAATTATATCTGCTAAATTATTAAATCAAAAAGCATGTATCAGGACTTTAAATAAAAATAAAAATTTAGATCATGTTAAAGACAGTATTATTAAAATTGATGAATATTTAAATCAATTAAAAAATATGCGTTTTGGTCCAAATATTAATGTTGAAAATTCTAAGTTAAAAATCATGGGTATTGAAGGTAAAGCTTCAACAGAATATTGGTCTAGTATAAGCAAATTATTGCCTTCTAATTTAGGCTTTAAAAAAAGAATTAATAGACATCCTACAGATATTACAAATGCTATGTTAAATTATGCTTATGCAATACTTGCTAGTGAAGTTGCTAAAATTTTAGTTTTAAATGGTTTAGATTCTTTTTGTGGTTTTTTACATTTTGATAGGGATAAAAGAAATAGTTTAATATTTGATGTTATTGAAGAATTTAGACAACAAATCGTTGATAAAGTAGTTTTTTCTTTATTAAATACAAAACAAATTGGATCATCTGATCTTGATAATAGAAATAATACTATTAAATTAGATAAAAGAAAATTAATTGTTTCTAAAATCTTAGATAAATTAAATTCAAGAATAAAATATATGGATAAAAATTTAACATATTTAGAAATCATCGATTTACAAGTAAAACAGATAATTGAATATATATTAAATGGTACTAAGTACAATGGTTTTTATTTAAGATGGTAA
- the hycI gene encoding hydrogenase maturation peptidase HycI: MIEEGLKEFLKDCKKLVILGIGNDIRGDDGLGQYIVNKLDKKINNDNIEIINAKTVPENFTGKIRSIDPSHVLIVDAVIMDEKPGTIRLVKKEEVSSVSISTHSMSLSYLVKYLELKKPYNILFIGIQPENMDLGEISLTKSCKDSSDEVISILEKILNN, encoded by the coding sequence ATGATTGAAGAAGGTTTAAAAGAATTTTTAAAAGATTGTAAAAAACTTGTAATATTAGGTATTGGTAATGATATTCGTGGAGATGATGGATTAGGTCAATATATTGTTAATAAATTAGATAAGAAAATAAATAATGATAATATTGAAATTATAAATGCAAAAACAGTACCTGAAAACTTTACAGGTAAAATAAGATCTATTGATCCAAGTCATGTATTAATTGTTGATGCAGTAATTATGGATGAAAAACCAGGAACAATAAGACTTGTTAAAAAAGAGGAAGTATCTAGTGTAAGTATATCTACTCATTCAATGTCATTATCTTATCTTGTTAAATATTTAGAACTTAAAAAACCATATAATATTTTGTTTATTGGAATTCAACCTGAGAATATGGATCTTGGTGAAATTTCACTTACCAAATCATGTAAAGATTCTTCAGATGAGGTTATAAGTATTTTAGAAAAAATATTAAACAATTAA
- a CDS encoding methyltransferase domain-containing protein, whose translation MEFRTTTYHSHLIKDTERLSAFYEAISDYAIKNGICEYKIKKDEDNLINKVVYDLGCGSGILSYFASLYFSSVVGFEKNYKIAKYAGENLKEFDNALILEADILDLEGLEKANLVICEMLDTALIDEEEVPVLNHFRKFMEDDCTVIPKEVVNFAEPISTDVNNISWEDPDSHFNYEIIGEEIRYSSVNLEDYIDENFNQILEFKINKDSVFNGIKITTVTLITDNIICGPTPMFNPPLFIPCERTNVESGDTVKLRLKYTMGGGIESIETELIN comes from the coding sequence ATGGAATTTAGAACTACTACTTATCATAGTCATTTAATTAAAGATACAGAACGTTTATCTGCTTTTTATGAGGCTATCTCTGATTATGCTATAAAAAATGGTATATGTGAGTATAAGATTAAAAAAGATGAGGATAATTTAATAAATAAAGTTGTTTATGATTTAGGTTGTGGAAGTGGTATTTTATCATATTTTGCCTCATTATATTTTAGTTCTGTAGTGGGTTTTGAGAAAAATTATAAAATAGCTAAATATGCAGGTGAAAATCTTAAAGAATTTGATAATGCTTTAATTCTTGAAGCGGATATACTTGATTTAGAAGGACTTGAAAAAGCTAATTTAGTTATATGTGAAATGTTAGATACAGCATTAATTGATGAAGAAGAAGTACCAGTATTAAATCATTTTAGAAAATTTATGGAAGATGATTGTACTGTAATACCAAAAGAAGTTGTTAATTTTGCAGAACCTATATCAACAGATGTAAATAATATTTCATGGGAAGATCCTGATTCTCATTTTAATTATGAAATAATTGGAGAGGAAATTAGATATAGTAGTGTTAATCTTGAAGATTATATTGATGAAAATTTTAATCAGATTTTAGAGTTTAAAATTAATAAAGATTCAGTTTTTAATGGAATTAAAATTACAACTGTTACATTAATTACTGATAATATTATATGTGGTCCAACACCAATGTTTAATCCACCACTTTTTATACCATGTGAAAGAACTAATGTAGAATCTGGTGATACTGTTAAACTTAGATTAAAATATACTATGGGTGGAGGTATTGAAAGTATAGAAACTGAATTAATAAATTAA
- a CDS encoding ADP-ribosyltransferase family protein — protein MIYESIKEYNEKLFELPSKDTLRVMGKNLNKAQRRETSQLMSKIKNYKKTWNETSDIKTKDKIYSDITKIQKQLSEFEKIAKNTKIKEASNYNFDTFMKETSQGELEKSQIQIQSKKQYDKKEITSVNAYLSSYHKNINGYLYKNSKIGNNSLPYPQNYIEKYNWYVENAKKQGAKNEKEFFNLIKDSIKSIDTAIKNSPGLSQDTVLYAAKEWNINLNPGDVGECNVFMSTSFRKSGAEGFKDSNRYLIEIYAKEGQKGLAVGNGSGFSGVIQEHEFLLPREQQFKVISVDHNTQTVKIMLL, from the coding sequence ATGATTTACGAATCTATTAAAGAATATAATGAAAAGCTATTTGAATTACCTAGCAAAGATACATTACGCGTCATGGGTAAAAACTTGAATAAAGCACAAAGACGTGAAACTTCTCAATTAATGAGTAAAATTAAAAATTATAAGAAAACTTGGAATGAGACATCAGATATCAAAACTAAAGATAAAATATATTCTGATATTACTAAGATTCAAAAACAATTATCTGAATTTGAAAAAATAGCTAAAAACACTAAAATTAAAGAGGCTTCTAATTATAATTTTGATACATTCATGAAAGAGACTTCACAAGGAGAATTAGAAAAATCACAAATACAAATTCAATCAAAAAAACAGTATGATAAAAAAGAAATTACAAGTGTAAATGCATATTTATCAAGTTATCACAAAAATATCAATGGTTACCTTTATAAAAATAGCAAAATTGGAAATAATTCATTACCTTATCCTCAAAATTATATTGAAAAATATAACTGGTATGTTGAAAATGCAAAGAAACAAGGTGCAAAAAATGAAAAAGAATTCTTTAATTTAATTAAAGATTCAATAAAATCAATTGATACTGCAATTAAAAATTCACCTGGACTTAGTCAAGATACTGTATTATATGCTGCAAAAGAATGGAATATTAATTTGAATCCTGGAGACGTTGGAGAATGTAATGTTTTCATGTCTACTTCATTCAGAAAATCTGGAGCAGAAGGATTTAAAGATTCTAATAGATATTTGATTGAAATATATGCAAAAGAAGGACAAAAAGGTCTTGCAGTAGGAAATGGTAGTGGATTCAGTGGGGTTATACAAGAACATGAATTTTTATTACCTCGTGAACAACAATTTAAGGTTATTTCTGTAGATCATAATACACAAACTGTTAAAATAATGTTATTATAA
- a CDS encoding carbon-nitrogen hydrolase family protein: MKIALAQMSMDDDLDKNYRKSVEFIKKASFKNGDLICFPEIQLNRFFPQYEKTDIDSYILDLNSKYINGIRKACKDYNIYSSPNFYIKENNKLYDMSLLIDDSGRIIGKQKMVHIAQCDKFYEQSYYTPSEEGFNVFNTKFGKIGIVVCFDRHYPESIRTSVLKGAELIIILTANTKSEPEELFKWEINVQAFQNSVNIAMCNRVGIEDKMEFSGKSMVSDYNGNTLYIADDNEGLFFVNVNLKDASKIRKSKPYLNLRNKNFYL, encoded by the coding sequence ATGAAAATTGCATTAGCACAAATGAGTATGGATGATGATTTGGATAAAAACTATAGAAAATCTGTTGAATTTATTAAAAAAGCATCTTTTAAGAATGGAGATTTAATTTGTTTTCCAGAAATACAGTTAAATAGATTTTTTCCACAATATGAAAAAACAGATATTGATTCATATATTTTAGACTTAAACTCTAAGTATATTAATGGAATAAGAAAAGCATGTAAGGATTATAATATATATTCATCACCTAATTTTTATATTAAAGAGAATAATAAATTATATGATATGAGTTTACTGATTGATGATTCTGGTAGAATAATTGGTAAACAGAAAATGGTTCATATTGCTCAATGTGATAAATTTTATGAACAATCATATTATACACCATCAGAAGAAGGATTTAATGTATTTAATACTAAATTTGGAAAAATAGGAATTGTAGTGTGTTTTGATAGACATTATCCTGAAAGTATTAGAACAAGTGTATTAAAAGGTGCAGAACTTATTATCATTCTAACAGCTAATACTAAATCTGAACCAGAAGAACTTTTTAAATGGGAAATTAATGTTCAAGCATTTCAAAATAGTGTTAATATTGCAATGTGTAATCGTGTTGGTATTGAAGACAAAATGGAATTTTCAGGTAAATCTATGGTAAGTGATTATAATGGTAATACTCTGTATATAGCAGATGATAATGAAGGATTATTTTTTGTTAATGTAAACCTAAAAGATGCTAGTAAAATAAGAAAATCTAAACCTTATTTAAATTTAAGAAATAAAAATTTTTATTTATAA
- a CDS encoding phage minor head protein, translating to MNDEFMEGIRNTIFEGVSAGKGADEVKELIKELPLKPLQIDYLDKNGDVQYSRTLSTDTRAELIARTEHARAVNAGTLQAYANYGVDKVDVITTGGVDVCEECQSLEDNNPYDLAEASGLLPAHPNCECCFGAHIDLDSNPDLPADDPENMNMVPVEFENWKFNYGNQTYILQGNTRESRIEFLKKYLPNFKGKPKYHSLLQIYTNTGDLYLNSYGRGFMSYKEAKKGWNKLNKEYLKKGKIGVACSFDEALKLKGTLVEECGVPLKENIILCRRENHRHMGLNGEKTYTDGGFTSTSIFEYAKEYKYGYDVNYILIPAGTKILYLEGITLTNDDFEVLFPPNTQFKHVMDLGLHRKIWKYP from the coding sequence ATGAATGATGAATTCATGGAAGGAATAAGAAACACTATATTTGAAGGTGTAAGTGCAGGTAAAGGTGCAGATGAAGTAAAAGAATTAATAAAAGAATTACCATTAAAACCTTTACAGATAGATTACCTGGATAAGAATGGTGATGTGCAGTATTCACGTACTTTAAGTACAGATACACGTGCAGAATTAATAGCAAGAACAGAACATGCACGTGCAGTAAATGCAGGAACATTACAAGCATATGCAAATTACGGTGTAGATAAAGTAGATGTTATAACAACTGGTGGAGTAGATGTTTGTGAAGAATGTCAAAGCTTAGAGGATAATAATCCATATGACTTGGCAGAAGCATCTGGATTATTACCTGCTCATCCTAATTGTGAATGTTGTTTCGGAGCACATATTGACCTTGATTCCAATCCAGACCTACCAGCAGATGACCCGGAGAATATGAATATGGTTCCAGTTGAATTTGAAAACTGGAAATTCAACTATGGAAACCAAACATATATACTGCAAGGAAACACACGGGAAAGTAGAATAGAATTCTTAAAAAAATATTTACCTAATTTTAAAGGAAAACCAAAATACCATAGTCTACTCCAAATATACACTAATACTGGAGACTTGTATCTTAATAGTTATGGTAGAGGATTTATGAGTTACAAAGAAGCCAAAAAAGGATGGAACAAACTAAACAAGGAATATTTAAAAAAGGGGAAGATTGGTGTGGCTTGTTCTTTTGATGAGGCTTTGAAGCTTAAGGGTACTCTTGTTGAAGAATGTGGTGTTCCATTAAAAGAGAATATTATTCTATGTAGACGTGAAAATCATAGACATATGGGACTTAACGGAGAAAAAACATATACTGATGGAGGTTTTACATCTACATCCATCTTTGAGTATGCTAAAGAGTATAAATATGGTTATGATGTAAATTATATTCTTATACCTGCAGGAACAAAAATATTATACCTTGAAGGTATAACATTAACTAATGATGATTTTGAAGTGTTGTTTCCTCCTAATACTCAATTTAAACATGTAATGGACCTAGGATTACACAGAAAAATATGGAAATATCCATAA